Part of the Lolium rigidum isolate FL_2022 chromosome 6, APGP_CSIRO_Lrig_0.1, whole genome shotgun sequence genome, AAGGGTGGGTCGCAACCGCGGCGCCCGAGCAGTGTCGAGGAGCCGTGGAGGCCGTGCCACGGGGACggggggctgcggctgcggcgccGCTCGAACAGTGGCGAGGCGCCGTGGAGGCGGCGCTGCCGGGCACGCCGGCGGGCGCAGCGTGGGCGCACGTCGCCAGCTTCTTCTCCGCGCACCGCTACCTGCCCGGCATCGACGTGTGCGAGCGCGTGGCGGACGGCGCCGGCACcgcggaggacgacgacggccaCCACCAGCTGATCATCCCCGGCTGCGTCCGGCACGTGGCCTCGCGCGCGACGGGCATGTGGGCGCGCGAGCAGCTGCTGGAGGCGGACCACGCGGCGCGGCGCCTCCGCTACGCCGTCGTCGCCAGCAACATGGGGTTCGGCCGCTACGTGGCCACGCTCCGCGTCCTGGACGGCGGCGACCGCGACGCTGACGGCGGCGGGTGCAGGATCTCGTGGGCGTTCGAGTGCGACGCCTTGCAGGGCGAGGGGTGGAGCGAGGCGGCGCTCGTGGCGCGCCTTGGCGCCAGTGTCCAGGGCATGGCTGAGCGGGTGCAGCGGCTGGTCGCACGGCCGGTAGCCGCCGTCGGCGCCTGATGTTGCCGATGGCGATCGAGGTTTCTGCTCGTCCGTGCACTCGTGCAGGATGATCTACCTACCTACTCCCCCAGGATGATCTACCTACCTACTCCGTACTTAATAATTCCGTAATATAGATTAGCTGAAAAACTTTGACTTGTCATGTCTGGACTCGTTTTTTTAGCTCTGTTTGGCTGCACATGCGAGTTCACGATACGGACCGACACCACGGAGTAGCGCCGAGCGTGTTTGCGTCTCTCGGTTCAGTCCGGCACATGGCGGGAAGTAGAGTACACGATTCGTTGAATGAACGAAGTAAAAAGAGTGTGGAGCCGCCTCCATGTTTCTTCATGTTGTGAGTCATAACCAGAGGTTTTTAGTGATCTATAGCACATTCAGGCGATCTACGAAAACTATTTCTTGCAACTTAGAGCAAGTGTTATTCGTAGTTGGGGATGTTAGAGATAAATAATCAAGCCACCATCAAAGAACACACCACCAAATATCAATAACAGGTGGTTCCCATATTTCAGGGTGAGCATAATTCATGTTCCTTCAATTCATCATACGTGTTAGATGGTCACAGACATGACTATCTATTTATTACTTcacggaattgtattgggactacCGATGGTACTCATGTGATAGCAAGGATGTCCAAAGCACTATCTTCAACATCCTGGGGAAGAAAGTAGTCAGAATGTCCTAGCTGCCGTGGACTTTGATCTAAGGTTCACATATGTGCTTGCTGGTTGGGGGGTTGAGCTTATGATGCAAGTATGCTGACTGACAGCTTGACCAGATCTCATGGGTTGTAAATCCCTGATGGTAAGTTCTAGCTAGGAGATGTTGGATATATATGCATGCTGACATGGATTCTATCACCCTTCAGGAGAACAGGGTATCACCTCAACGAGTTTAGTGCAGGCAACATACCACATAATGCGAAAGAGTTATTCAATCTAAGACACTCAAggcttagagtcaccattgagagggctTTTGCTTCTTTGAAGAATAGGTTTAATTAAGGTTCTTGACCAGAAACCTTTCCAACTTACTACACTCTAGTCAAGATGGTTCTTACTTGCTGCATTATTCACAACTAGATCTTAGGTTGGGGCGAGGATAAGTACTTCCAAGTACCTGTTGTGCTTGATGAAGTTGagaccggccatggcgtggaGGCGGATGATAATGAAGCCTGGAAGAACAAGAGTCTCGAGTGGGAAAACGCAATGTGGGAGGCCAGAGGGCCTACCACCAtgtgagaagaaaaagaagatgaagaagaaactCCCCCTTGATACCCCTTTGCGGAACTTCCCTTTTGATGCCCCTCTGATGAACTACCCTTTGATTACCGTCGTACTGTAATgttaaccccccccccccattgtaaGTAGCGAGGACTGTATTTATGAACTACCATTCATAGTAGCTAGGAATTTTGCTTATGACCTGTCATTCGTAATACCTAGGGACTCTTCTTATGTACTGTTGTACTGGTTAGGATGAACTGACGAATTGGTAGCTTCTTTATGTGTGATGGTATTGATAGTATGCTAAGGTCACCAGTTTAGATAAGAGGTGACCACAACGCTTGTCTGGATGGTACCAAACATGCGACATCACATCTCCAACTTGATTTGGGCCTGGTTACATGCAACCAAACACTTCGCGCTTTTTGGCCCGATCGATGCATCATGAGTAACCAAACAACACGTCAATTGTGGCGCGTGACTCATTTCAAACAGGCTAAGGACCCTAGAGCCTATCCTCATTGAGCCCCAAATCAACTGATGCTACCAAACGTGCCTCTAATGACAAAGCACGTGTCCCCAAAGGCTTCGCCAAGGCTTTCTACAAGTCATGTTGGGAGATCATTAAGTCGGAGATTATGAATGTTGTCCAAAACGTTCACTCTCTTCTCAGTGGCAACTTCAATTGGCTCAACTCCTCCAACATTGCTTTGATCCTGAAGAATGATGGTGCCGGGAAAGATGCACGATTTTTGGCCAATTAGCCTCATTCATGCTATTtctattatcattgccaaaatcaTGGCATCTAGACTTGCTTCCCATATGAACTCCCTCGTATCAAATGCCCAAAATGCTTTCGTCAAGAAAATATCACACAACTTCATGTATTTCCAAAATCTTGCGAGGAAGTTTCACCAATCCAAAACACCATGCCTTTTACTCAAACTTGATATAAGAAAATCCTTTGACTCGGTTAGATGAGATTATCTTACGGACCTCCTCCAACACTCAACATTGACTTGGAACTGTCCAACGTCCCCAGCTTCCACTTGGCTGCTGACGACAAACCTTCTAGGACAGCTACCAGTACCGGCCAGGACctggcttctttttcagaggatgcgGACAGTACCGGCCAGGACctggcttctttttcagaggatgcgGACAGGGGTGGTTATAATATGTGCACCTTGGTTCATAGAATAATCATATGAACATGTCCAATCATGCATAATCCACGGCTCGCCATTGTTGACTCTCAAAAACTGCCTAACGGTCCCTGCCAACAACCACTTGGCACATGCTGGTCCAAGACAACTACCTGCCAGGATATGGGCAGCTGCTTGTTTTCGTTTTAAAGGTTTGCAGCTGTCAGGATAATTGGTGCGTAAAGCTTAGCAGAATCCAGGTTTGCAGGCCAGCAGTACGCGTTCTTCTTTTTTTGCCCCTTTATTTATCATCATAGATAGAGTTTTATACAAAGCATAAATCACTAACTTTTCCATTTCATTGGCCTGCAACGGCAGCATGTGAGATGAGGATCACAACATCCAACAGCAGATCAATCTCAGAAAATACCATCATGCATCAAgaatgagatcaaagccatcatGCCATGAGCCCACGACTGCAATCCCATGGCCGTGATCTGAGTAATCACCACATGATTTTATCTTCACCCTCATCTTC contains:
- the LOC124664924 gene encoding uncharacterized protein LOC124664924 yields the protein MEISGEARQGWVATAAPEQCRGAVEAVPRGRGAAAAAPLEQWRGAVEAALPGTPAGAAWAHVASFFSAHRYLPGIDVCERVADGAGTAEDDDGHHQLIIPGCVRHVASRATGMWAREQLLEADHAARRLRYAVVASNMGFGRYVATLRVLDGGDRDADGGGCRISWAFECDALQGEGWSEAALVARLGASVQGMAERVQRLVARPVAAVGA